A region from the Desulfuribacillus alkaliarsenatis genome encodes:
- a CDS encoding TIGR04086 family membrane protein — translation MAIKNPIFVGFTWAFMTSISLLLVLIILVQFTSLPESSLPTLTYAIHIVSILIGALKAGFRSSQKGWYAGALTGFIYMLLIVLFGSMLFSSITLSVESLIQVVIGISIGAVGGIVGVNFNAR, via the coding sequence ATGGCTATTAAAAACCCCATTTTTGTTGGTTTTACTTGGGCGTTTATGACTTCTATTAGCTTATTATTAGTCCTTATTATATTAGTTCAGTTTACAAGCTTACCAGAGTCATCTTTACCAACATTAACATATGCCATCCATATCGTTAGCATACTTATTGGAGCACTTAAAGCAGGCTTTCGTTCATCCCAAAAAGGCTGGTATGCAGGCGCATTGACAGGGTTTATTTATATGTTACTGATTGTTTTGTTTGGTAGTATGTTATTCTCAAGTATCACCTTAAGCGTTGAGTCATTAATCCAAGTTGTTATTGGCATATCGATTGGAGCAGTTGGCGGAATTGTCGGAGTCAACTTTAATGCTCGCTAA